The window CCACAAACAGCCAACTGGAAATTTTCCTGCTTAAATGACCCCGTTCTCCCTCCCCAACAGCCCCTGATGCTTGGGAATTGCCCTCCCACCCCATGCCACGCAGATTTCCTGCTTTAGCTAATGACTCTGTGCTTTCTCCCTCAATGCCCCTTACATTTCTGCTGTCTCTCCTTTTGTTGGCTCTGACTTTGTTTGTTACGATGTTACTCTGTGCAACCTTGCGCCCACTGAAGCTGCGTAGACAAGAACGAGTACGAGTGCTGCTATTCCCCTCCCTCCGGATGTCTGCACCTAAATATTCCAGTTTGATGTCGAGTGTggtcttctttttctctcctaaGCCAATCACCAAGAAATGGTGCTCTTTTCTATGCCCAAAAGGAATTAGAGAAAAGGCCTGGTGGCTTCATACCAATCTATTTAtacttttctccaaggagctcagaatggcatATAGTCAGTGAATTTTATTGATACAGTCAATGACCAGCACAAGTCGCATAAATACAATTCTTaaaagataaaagacttataCAGAAGGGAATGCAGTTCTTAGAAGAAATACAATTCTCAAAATTTAAAAGTCTTACAAGGACACACCAGTTAAAAAGTTCTAATAGTGCAGGCAGAATCAGATATTAAGTTTTCAGATAATTAAAATTCTTTTTTGGTGTATAAAATTTCCTGCTGGATTTTACAGTCAACTGCGAGGAATCTCTGTAAGCACTTACAGCACTCTGTAAGTGCTGTCATATCTGGGTTAACACCCGTTAGTAAAGTCCCAGTAATCTTTGGGTCGGAGCAGCCAGGATTCGTTCTAGGTAACGGGGAAAAGATCTTTACTTAGAAGGTATCctggcatacatcattctcttttcccaTGTTTTGttcaaaacaacaaccctgtgaggtaggtcaagctgATAGAGGCCGGACCAAGGTCACTCAGGGTAGAGGATGGTGATGGGGCAGGGTGTCCAAAATCAGACAAGATACATTCCTTGCCAGAAGATATTCCAAGGAGGCCACAGGCAATTCTCCATTAGTatcatgcccacccacccccaccccccgcttcaAGGCTACACCAAACCCATTTTCCCTCTTAAAACAGAGATGCATGGCTCAAAAAAACCATATCCCCCCCCTCCTCCGATCTACCTGGCTCAAAAGTGTCCCTCCAGGAGAAAGCCACCAAGCCAACCACGATGGCAAGGCCACAAAGCAGCCACCTCATAACCCTCATAATGGCAGGAATTTTGTGGCACAAAGAACGACCGCTaaagggagaaggctggaacCCAAAGCTGACCTGGTGGACAGGGACTTTTCTTTTCAGGTCCTGCCTAAtaatctcttcctcctccacccGCTCTCACAGCACAAAGTCCATCAGGCTTGAATTTAAAAGCCCCACCTGACTTTATGAACAGCAAACAAAGCGTGGAAACTATGCAATGAACAACCGcacccacatgcacacacaaactggGCTGCATTCTCAGCACTCCATCCTGCAAACAAATTTATTTAACCATCAGTAGCTAGTCCACCATGCGGTCACACTCAAGAATGACCAGCAGTgcagtcctaggcagagttaGCCCAGTCTTCAAACCATTTGATTTCAgcaggcttagaatggagtaactctgcacagattTGCCCTGCTGAGAACAGaacagagatgatgatgatgatgcagggAGAGAGAAGGGTTGAGGATGCCAAAGGACACGGAATGGGGGCTGCTATATACTGACCGATGCCATTTTGAGGTCCTGGGCCCATTCATACAGACCGTAAGGGCCCAACAATATATTTGAAACGACCTTTTTGGGATGCCCAATATATAGTCAGAAGTGCATTTACTGGTTATGTAACAGCACTGCAAAACAGATTGATCCTTACCATGAAAGGAGGTATGAACATCAAGCAGCTGACTCATTGTAAGAATGTTAAAGAGTGAGCTGATATAGAAAATTGTCATTTTTCATATTTTCAAATGTTTTGGGGGGGGCAAATCCTTAACTTGGTGGGGGCATGGCCCCCTACTTACCTTGCCAAGAAAACCACTCACTGATGTCCCTTCTGACTCCCATTTCAGTGATACCGAAAAATACAAGGAGAGGGATCCCATAGAtcaagggtccccaacatggtgcccctgGGCCTCATGGTGCCCACTGTCACCTTGCTGGAgaccaccaaatgtttttagaaagtgggcatggCCACATGGAGCTTTGCCACAAAATGCATACAAAAAGCCACAAAATGCACACCACCTGTTTTTTTATAGGAGGTAATCTATATATTACTAATATTAATTCtttctctacacacacacaaacaccctatTTTACCTTTGCTCCTAATCTTACATTTCCCCTGTGCAACCTACAAGAGCATTCCAGACCACTACAGaatgctttccaccaccacagtgaaaccagggctttttttcagcaggaacgcagcagaacggagttccggaacctcttgaaaatggtcacatgtctggtggccccgccccctgatctctagacagaggggagttgagattgccctccgcaccgggcaatctaaactcccctctgtctggagatcagggggtggggccaccagacatgtgaccattttctccgcgggcaacccactgagttctaccacctcttttcccagaaaaaaagccctaagtgAAACTGTGTTCTTGCAGCCACTTCAGGcagagctatttatttatttatttacaaaagctTTACCTTGCTTTTCTGTCCTCACAGAGACACCCAGGTggcaaacaaattaaaatctcatcttaaaagtcattaaaaaccAACATATAACTGCAtcgttaaaacaatttaaaaacagaatTCAAAATAAATTCAAAAGATAACAACAGTTAAACACATCGGGGAGAGAGGAGGAATTGCTGAGagaatgccaagtgaaacaaaaaaaatcttcacctgctggcagaaggggacaggtgaatctACCTGGGGTTAAACtgccagagttttggtgccgGTACTGAGAACTCCCTCTCTTGGGTCGCCACTAATCTCAGAAGATGGGAGCACCCAGAGCTATGCAACATTTTCACAAACCTGTGTTTGCAGGAATATTCAAagacaggggagggggtgggatttaGTTGCGGGATGGAATCAGCAGGAGAGAGGGCTGGTAACCCCACAATTTCCCCTCCTCAACGTAGGCTGTTTTACATTCAGTTGGGGTGGATTGAGAAGAGAACCTGGCTAGGGGTGAAAAGCTAAAAATGCCCTGTAGAGGGAGCATGGACAAGGGAGATTCAATGTGGGGCATGAGTGCATGCTAAGCAATGGTGCAAATGCCTTGCCTTTGTTGTCTGGGGGAAATACCTTGTGACAGGTACTAGTACCCACAGAATGAAGGCTCAAGATTTCCTTGAGGAGAGCGGCAGAGCTCAGAACCAGAGCATTCATTAGAGTGCAGACTTGGACTTGGGAGAGCTGAACTCAGATCTCCGCTCTGCCGTGAAGCCTGGTTGAtcaacttgggccagtcactttctctttcAGCCTCCCCTACTTTACAGagttggttgttgtgaggataaaacgggcaCGGGAGAATCAGACCTGCTGCCCTGAACTCCGTGCAAGAAAGGCAGGATTAAACATAGCAGAGAGAGGGAAGCCGGTCTTTGCCCCTGACCCAATTCTGAAGTTCCCTGCCTGTGGCACTGCCCAACATATTTTTCCCTCTGGCGTAGGAATTTCAACGGGTGCAGCACTCTTCAGCCCCATGTGAGAAGCCAAATCAAGCAGAGTTCTCTTCTTGGACAAGgagttgtgtcttctgtgcactCAACCACTGAGTCCCAAAGCCCACCCAATGCAAGAGATTAGCTATGAGTATACCCAACATATGTTTgggttttaaaagtaaaatacaGTGCTTTGTGAACGAGAAGGGTGGGGAAGGTTGATATTCCCCATGCATAACTTCTTCCTAACTTGTTTgtcctggggtgggtggggggcacacATAGTTATCATCAGTCTTTCTTTTCCTCAGAAAGTCACAGGttagttagaatgtcagactgggaCCTCAGATTTCAAAGCCctattctgccatagaagcttgctgggggacctcaggccagtcacacactctcggccaAACCtctctcacagagttgttgttgtgaggataaaatgaaagagagaatgatataagctgcctGGGGTTCCCATTGGGGCAGGGAAAAGCAGGAAGAAGTTAGAAAAACAAACCTGATACATTCCATCTGCTCATAAGTGCTTGCTGTTTTGCCCAAGTGTAACAGGACTGTGATCAGTAATAACACTGGGCAAAATTATATCACTGGAGTTTGCAAGGTTAAAATATTATAAatctaacaaaaaaaaaatttcccAAACTTAAAAAGCAAAGTAATACAAAAAAGTTTTCAGAGCCCCAAACCTGATCAAGAATAAGGCGCTTTGCAAAATTAAAGCAAATAATACATTTGCAAATCAAAtcgtgatttaaaaaaaatagtttgctGAACTAGAATGAACCAGCCAAAGCGAAACACAGGTATATGACAGTACTAAGCAATATGGTTTACAACAGTAACATTTCCAATGCCTTTCATTTATATTCCTGGGACTGCAAAATGCCTGAATTGGATTTGCAAAAGAACAAGCCCCTCTCCCAAACCGCGACAAGGTAATATCCAAAATCTCCCACGAAATGCGAACAATTCAAAACTAGTGCATCATATTTGCAAACATATCCTCTTCCACCCTTTCCGCTCATCACCTTTCGGAGCATGAGTGGAGGACCAAGCATAGAGTTCAAGGGGTAGAGCAAACCTGCCTGAAAGAGCACGTGACTACATTCGCACGATTCAGTCGCCCGAGGCTGGACGACATGACAGTTACCGTGGCAACGTACAGCTCACCATTGTGACCTCCGGAGACAGGCGGGAGGAAGCCAGGGACCCTTTCCCTTCGCGACGCGGCTTTTCCTTCCCGCGAGGCCTCCCTCTTCTCTCAGCCCTTTCGCTTCAGGTCTAAGGGCCGTCCTCGGCCTTGCCTCGGTAGCAATGGCGGCCGCCATCTTCGCGTAGCTCTCCCGCTCAGAGGCTTCGCTCAGTCGCCACGGAAACTGCAATCCCGGGAGGCTTTACGCGAGTCCGGCCCGCTCTTGGAATCGGTGCGGCCGGGCGCGAGCTGCCCTTGGGCTGGACAGCGATGGCGCCGCGGCTCTTACCCGTTGTCAAGTGAGTCGGGCGGCTGGTTTGTCAAACCTTAAttaagaggggaggggaaggcagaatGATTTGGGTGGGTGGGCTCGCCTTTTAGATCTGTTCTATGCAAATACATGTGGATTTGAATATACATACTCCCTATTTTATTACTGCAGTTGCTCAGCCCTGCCTGGAAGGCcgaatttaaaaaatcaattccggaataatgtgtttttattaaaagagaaaaatagcaataaacagtaaacagtacaTAAACTAGACAgacctctttccctccctcattACTTTTCATCGAACATTTTGTATTAAGCATTTTACAATGAACATTATGTGATAGtgattcttagtttttcttaaattCCAGCTATATAATCAAAAAGAAcgttccattttttctgaaattcttggATCGGTCTATTAGGCATATAAGCATTTGGCCATTGTTGCGTcttcatacaatttgttcatccattcaGTTTTATCTGGACAAAACtcttgccttccattttgttgcatatactactctcgccGCCCATCTTGCAAAAGTTAAAGTAGGTGCCTCCCTGCAACAAATCACCAGTTCCTGAATTTAATAATGAATATTCTGACCAGGGCTAAGTGgagcctccatgtccagaggcagtttACCTCTGAATGCTTGTTTCTAGGAGGCATCAGGTGGGTGGTCTTGGCTTCTGGTCTACCACCTGGAGGTCATCTGGGGACCCTCTGTTTGGTCACCATGGGGAAAAGGATGCTAGACTGAGGGGGGACTGTGGATCTGATCCTGCATAGCTGCAATTATGTTCTTTTTTGCTTAGGTTCCTGGTTAAAGGGGGCTTGGTAGGAGGTGCCGTGTACATAGTTTATGAGCAAGGCCTGTTGAGCAGCAGTGACCAGGGGGCTGAAGCTCTCCGGAAAGCCCAGGAAGCTTTGCCTCCAGCTGTGGAGGAATGGACCAGATATTTTGGCTGGCAGGTAAGTGCTGAAAAGAAGCTAGTTATTTAGCAAAAAGATAACTCCTAGGCCCTGCCTCTGCCCTCAAAAACGTAGTGTACAGCTTAAAGGGCACCATTAAGATCAAATAAGCTAAAAGCAGCAGACATAGGACTAACCCAAAAGTAGTAGAACAAATGACATCAAAGGCTGTGGTGCCTTAAAAGTGGCACCCTCCATCCATTTTTATAATCACAGCAGCAAAACTTAGACAAAAAGATTATTAAAACAAGAGCTGCAAAAACCTTCTGCAAATGCCTGGGAGAATGGCCATGCTTTTTTTCTTAGCACTTAAGCACTCCTTAGATTTTGCACAGAGCTAAAGGCAGGAGGTGCTAAAACTGAGGTACCACAGAAAACACCTTATCTAGCAAGATCACtgatttttcctcacaacaaccctgtgaggtagctcagGCCGAGAAAGGGAGAGACTGGCTTAAAGTTACAGAAAGTCCAAGCAGTGTGTGGATTTGAACCAAGTTGGGTTTTTTAAATCTTATCAAGATGCGGAAGCTGAGGGAAGCTGATGGCCAGTTTGgtgggaggcctgggttcaaatctccgtCCTGTAAAGCTAACCTTGAGTCAGTaccaatctctcagcctaatctactttgtagcgttgtgaggataaaatgaagaagggaaaaCCACATACACCACCCTGCCAACCTGGGAAGAGGAAGgtggaagggtgagataaa of the Eublepharis macularius isolate TG4126 chromosome 5, MPM_Emac_v1.0, whole genome shotgun sequence genome contains:
- the MICOS13 gene encoding MICOS complex subunit MIC13; protein product: MAPRLLPVVKFLVKGGLVGGAVYIVYEQGLLSSSDQGAEALRKAQEALPPAVEEWTRYFGWQLPAIPKTEFSISNSWNAGVQAVIGALSIAPTRACEYTQHSWKYLKDLIK